Proteins encoded by one window of Synergistes jonesii:
- the prfB gene encoding peptide chain release factor 2 (programmed frameshift): MVVLPISTVMTNLRSSFDELRESLDLPGAENKLRELNKSVEKEGFWSSPDAQSVTREISCVQSRVDKANEMKGEFEEVEAIAEMLADGEDAELEEEFYSRAEKLEKAIEDYQTVILLDGEYDAGDAIVMVHAGAGGLDSQSWAQMLYRMYMRWAESRGYGVKLIDELPDQEGGIKSVTVSVKGNYAYGYLKGEQGVHRLVRISPFDSAKRRHTSFASVEVMPVLPDGVEIEIRPEDLKMDTFRSSGAGGQYVNMTDSAVRITHLPTGIVVSCQTERSQHMNRATAMQVLRSKLFERSLRERHEQLESIQGEKRSIAWGSQIRSYTLQPFQLVKDHRSGCEIGNVQAVLDGGIDELIMAYLRFLKNEK, encoded by the exons ATGGTCGTGCTGCCTATTTCAACCGTCATGACGAACCTGCGTTCATCGTTCGATGAGCTGCGTGAAAGTCTT GACCTGCCCGGAGCCGAAAACAAATTAAGAGAACTCAATAAATCTGTGGAAAAAGAGGGCTTCTGGAGCTCCCCCGACGCCCAGTCCGTCACGCGCGAAATATCGTGCGTGCAGTCGCGCGTCGACAAGGCCAACGAGATGAAGGGCGAGTTCGAGGAGGTCGAAGCGATAGCCGAAATGCTCGCCGACGGAGAGGACGCCGAGCTGGAGGAAGAATTTTATTCGCGCGCCGAAAAGCTTGAGAAGGCGATAGAGGATTATCAGACAGTGATACTGCTCGACGGAGAGTACGACGCGGGCGACGCGATAGTGATGGTCCACGCGGGAGCCGGCGGCCTCGATTCGCAGAGCTGGGCGCAGATGCTGTACAGGATGTACATGCGCTGGGCCGAAAGCCGCGGCTACGGCGTCAAGCTGATAGACGAGCTGCCCGACCAGGAGGGCGGGATAAAAAGCGTCACAGTTTCGGTGAAGGGAAATTACGCTTACGGCTACCTGAAGGGAGAGCAGGGCGTCCACCGCTTGGTGCGCATTTCGCCTTTCGATTCGGCCAAGCGCCGGCACACGAGCTTCGCGTCGGTAGAGGTGATGCCCGTGCTGCCCGACGGCGTAGAGATAGAAATCCGTCCGGAAGATCTGAAAATGGACACCTTCCGTTCGAGCGGAGCCGGCGGCCAGTACGTCAACATGACGGACAGCGCGGTGCGCATCACGCACCTGCCGACGGGCATAGTCGTGAGCTGCCAGACGGAGCGCTCGCAGCACATGAACCGCGCTACGGCGATGCAGGTGCTGCGCTCAAAGCTCTTCGAGCGTTCGCTGCGCGAGCGTCACGAGCAGCTCGAAAGCATACAGGGAGAGAAGCGCTCTATCGCGTGGGGCAGCCAGATCCGCTCGTACACGCTGCAGCCCTTTCAGTTGGTGAAGGACCACCGCTCCGGCTGCGAAATAGGAAACGTGCAGGCCGTGCTCGACGGGGGGATCGACGAGCTGATAATGGCCTATCTCAGATTCTTGAAAAATGAAAAATAA
- a CDS encoding diacylglycerol kinase, protein MKEWKNKGLFAKTFYSLNGLRSAFVNEKAVRQEAFGTAAATLLAIAMRRGCGSVFLVFLASLFPMAIELINTAVEEFVDAHFGPAYREEVRAIKDTLSAAVLLALIIGYGVCLKIIFF, encoded by the coding sequence GTGAAAGAGTGGAAAAATAAGGGGCTTTTCGCAAAGACTTTTTATTCTTTAAACGGGCTCAGGAGCGCGTTCGTCAATGAAAAGGCCGTGCGCCAGGAGGCTTTCGGCACAGCGGCCGCGACGCTGCTCGCGATAGCCATGCGGCGCGGCTGCGGCAGCGTCTTTCTCGTATTTCTCGCGTCGCTCTTCCCGATGGCGATAGAATTGATAAACACGGCGGTCGAAGAGTTCGTCGACGCGCACTTCGGCCCCGCCTACCGCGAGGAAGTGCGCGCGATAAAGGATACTCTTTCGGCCGCCGTCCTGCTTGCGCTTATTATAGGCTACGGCGTCTGCCTGAAAATCATTTTCTTTTAG
- a CDS encoding LptF/LptG family permease produces MKINDVFSLKVRVLDRYILGELKSPFFFGLVAFTTILVAGGLLFQMADLIIQKGVSVGIVIRLFVYYMPRLVVFTIPMSCLLASLLGFGKLSANSEIVALKSAGLSFQRIVRPVTVAAFFISIVAFIINESVVPLSERAAANVMKYEVLRESAPLFTQKIFIKEEGDGVVKRVIYIDRMDNDTKDMKDVTVEEFDQGRLARIITSLDGKWEDGSWWLINGAVYEISKKTKEVGLLFKFDRQALRLNLRSEDIENVNREPDEMGIKELLSLIRLKERLGESPGELWMAFHLRLAVPWACLIFAILGAALGSRPQRASSGVGFGFSVIIIFVYYVIMSFSKALGENGSLPPAMAAWVANLVFLAISLLLCSRANRLG; encoded by the coding sequence ATGAAGATAAATGACGTTTTCTCATTAAAGGTCAGAGTGCTGGACCGCTATATTCTCGGCGAACTGAAATCGCCGTTCTTTTTCGGCCTCGTCGCCTTCACCACGATACTTGTCGCGGGCGGCCTTCTCTTTCAGATGGCCGACCTCATTATCCAGAAGGGCGTCTCCGTCGGCATCGTGATAAGGCTCTTCGTCTACTACATGCCGCGGCTCGTCGTCTTCACGATTCCGATGAGCTGCCTTCTGGCTTCGCTGCTCGGTTTCGGGAAACTTTCCGCGAACTCGGAGATCGTCGCGCTGAAATCCGCCGGGCTATCCTTCCAGCGCATCGTCCGTCCAGTAACGGTCGCGGCGTTCTTTATATCGATAGTAGCCTTCATAATAAACGAAAGCGTCGTGCCGCTGAGCGAAAGGGCGGCGGCCAACGTCATGAAATATGAAGTGCTGCGGGAGTCCGCCCCCCTCTTCACTCAGAAAATATTCATCAAAGAAGAGGGCGACGGCGTCGTGAAGCGCGTCATCTACATAGACAGGATGGACAACGACACGAAAGACATGAAAGATGTCACGGTCGAGGAATTCGACCAGGGGCGTCTTGCGAGAATCATCACCTCGCTGGACGGCAAGTGGGAGGATGGCAGCTGGTGGCTGATAAACGGCGCCGTCTACGAGATAAGCAAAAAGACGAAAGAAGTGGGGCTCCTCTTCAAATTCGACAGACAGGCGCTGCGCCTCAACCTCAGGTCCGAGGATATCGAGAACGTGAACAGGGAGCCGGACGAAATGGGCATAAAGGAGCTCCTCTCGCTCATCCGGCTGAAGGAGAGGCTCGGCGAGAGCCCGGGAGAGCTTTGGATGGCTTTCCATCTGCGTCTCGCGGTCCCGTGGGCCTGCCTGATCTTCGCGATACTCGGCGCTGCTCTCGGAAGCCGCCCGCAGCGCGCAAGCTCAGGCGTCGGCTTCGGCTTCAGCGTGATAATCATTTTCGTCTATTACGTCATCATGTCCTTCAGCAAGGCGCTCGGCGAGAACGGCTCGCTGCCCCCGGCTATGGCCGCCTGGGTGGCGAATTTGGTCTTTCTCGCGATCTCGCTGCTGCTGTGTTCGAGGGCCAACAGGCTCGGATAG
- the fabZ gene encoding 3-hydroxyacyl-ACP dehydratase FabZ, with translation MRVEISQLLDLLPHRYPFLLVDRIEEIVDTDEIKEVTGYKNVTYNEPFFQGHFPDEPIMPGVLILEAMGQVGAILLKVQPEFSGKERKLVYLTSVDHAKFRKPVRPGDCLRTTARLKRRHGNVGKFEFVAKVDGETVAEAEMGFMIAPDLTLTAKAQ, from the coding sequence ATGAGAGTAGAGATCAGTCAGCTGCTGGATCTTTTGCCGCACCGCTACCCCTTTCTGCTTGTCGACAGAATAGAAGAGATCGTGGACACCGACGAAATCAAGGAAGTTACGGGCTACAAAAACGTCACCTACAACGAGCCCTTTTTCCAGGGACATTTCCCCGACGAGCCCATCATGCCGGGAGTGCTGATACTCGAAGCCATGGGACAGGTCGGCGCGATACTTCTGAAGGTGCAGCCGGAGTTTTCCGGAAAAGAGAGAAAGCTCGTCTATCTGACCTCCGTCGACCACGCGAAATTCCGCAAGCCGGTCAGACCCGGCGACTGCCTGCGCACTACGGCGCGCCTCAAGAGGCGCCACGGCAACGTCGGAAAATTTGAGTTCGTGGCTAAGGTGGACGGTGAAACGGTAGCGGAGGCCGAGATGGGCTTTATGATCGCGCCGGATCTCACATTGACTGCGAAGGCGCAGTGA
- the lpxA gene encoding acyl-ACP--UDP-N-acetylglucosamine O-acyltransferase, translated as MSVQIHPTAIVEKGAELGEDVTIGAYCIVDAKTKIGDGTVLRPFASVCEYTELGENCTIYEHAVIGGVPQDLSFRGEETRVKIGKGVVCREFVTINRAVGEGGATTVGDGCLIMEGVHFAHNVTVGRECTIANKTGLSGHVWIGDYVVIGGMSGFHQFTRVGSYCMIGGMSRVTQDVPPYALAAGIPLRVYDINRVGLKRRGFDMKTRSKIREMYRIIYNSGLTNREGLARIGELYPEDAEAKMILDFAEASKRGLTPRMTQDWTHGSEEKVD; from the coding sequence ATGAGCGTTCAAATACACCCGACTGCGATAGTTGAAAAGGGCGCGGAGCTCGGGGAGGACGTTACGATCGGCGCCTACTGCATAGTGGACGCGAAGACGAAGATAGGCGACGGCACGGTACTGCGCCCCTTCGCGAGCGTCTGCGAATATACCGAGCTCGGAGAAAACTGCACGATATATGAGCACGCGGTGATAGGGGGGGTGCCCCAGGACCTCAGCTTCCGCGGCGAAGAGACCCGCGTGAAGATCGGGAAAGGCGTCGTGTGCCGCGAATTCGTGACCATCAACCGCGCGGTCGGCGAGGGCGGAGCGACGACGGTGGGCGACGGCTGCCTTATAATGGAGGGCGTGCACTTTGCGCATAACGTCACCGTCGGGCGCGAATGTACGATCGCGAACAAAACCGGACTTTCGGGGCACGTCTGGATCGGGGATTATGTCGTGATAGGCGGTATGAGCGGCTTCCACCAATTCACGCGCGTCGGCTCGTACTGCATGATCGGCGGAATGTCGCGCGTGACGCAGGACGTGCCGCCCTATGCTCTGGCGGCGGGGATCCCGCTCCGCGTCTACGACATCAACAGGGTCGGGTTGAAGCGCAGGGGTTTCGATATGAAGACCCGCTCCAAGATTCGCGAAATGTACAGAATCATCTATAATTCGGGATTGACGAACAGAGAAGGGCTTGCGAGGATCGGCGAGCTCTATCCGGAAGACGCGGAGGCGAAGATGATACTTGACTTCGCCGAAGCGAGCAAGCGCGGCCTCACTCCGCGCATGACGCAGGACTGGACGCACGGGAGCGAAGAAAAAGTTGATTAA
- the selD gene encoding selenide, water dikinase SelD, whose amino-acid sequence MRLTERAKTSGUAAKIAPAELDEILKGLPVLHSEELLASWTHGEDAALWKITEERIGILTTDFITPVVDDPRRYGEIAAANSLSDIYAMGGRPLIALNIVCFPTSCEPIEVLRQILDGGARKVIEAQAVLAGGHSVQDEEPKYGLAVFGEVEKSEMWTVGAAKAGDVLLLTKPVGTGIAVTAIKAGLFAPEHVAAAESSMAKLNAVPPLLPAELRRAVSAATDLTGFGLASHALDLAPDGVSLEIDCSKIPLLPGISEMADMGLIPAGSYENKNYVGGRVTNSSKIGRFAEDIAFDPQTSGGLLVAAPQDAAEEIVRIVKNSGFPDAAIIGKFTEGRGGLTLK is encoded by the coding sequence ATGAGGCTGACGGAACGCGCCAAAACAAGCGGCTGAGCGGCGAAGATCGCTCCGGCGGAGCTTGACGAAATTTTAAAGGGACTTCCGGTCCTCCATTCAGAGGAACTGCTCGCTTCGTGGACGCACGGAGAGGACGCGGCGCTATGGAAGATAACGGAAGAAAGGATCGGAATCCTCACGACGGACTTCATAACGCCCGTCGTCGACGATCCGCGCAGATACGGCGAGATAGCGGCGGCGAATTCACTCTCCGACATCTACGCGATGGGAGGGCGCCCGCTTATCGCGCTGAACATCGTCTGCTTCCCCACCTCCTGCGAGCCGATCGAGGTACTGCGTCAAATCCTCGACGGCGGCGCGCGCAAGGTGATCGAGGCGCAGGCGGTGCTCGCAGGCGGGCACAGCGTGCAGGACGAAGAACCGAAATACGGGCTCGCCGTCTTCGGCGAGGTGGAAAAAAGCGAAATGTGGACGGTCGGCGCGGCCAAGGCCGGCGACGTCCTGCTTCTCACAAAACCGGTAGGCACGGGCATAGCCGTCACCGCGATAAAGGCCGGCCTCTTCGCGCCGGAACACGTCGCTGCGGCCGAGAGCTCTATGGCTAAGCTAAACGCGGTGCCGCCGCTGCTGCCCGCGGAGCTGCGCCGCGCCGTGAGCGCCGCGACGGACCTGACGGGCTTCGGCCTCGCGTCGCATGCGCTCGACTTGGCGCCGGACGGGGTATCGCTGGAAATCGACTGCTCAAAGATTCCCCTTCTTCCGGGAATCTCCGAGATGGCCGACATGGGGCTCATCCCGGCCGGCTCGTACGAAAACAAAAATTATGTCGGCGGCAGGGTGACGAACAGCTCGAAGATCGGCAGATTCGCAGAGGATATCGCGTTCGACCCTCAGACCTCGGGCGGCCTGCTGGTAGCGGCGCCGCAGGACGCGGCGGAGGAGATCGTCAGGATAGTTAAAAATTCCGGCTTCCCCGACGCCGCGATAATAGGAAAATTTACCGAAGGGCGCGGCGGGCTTACGCTGAAATAG
- a CDS encoding KdsC family phosphatase, with amino-acid sequence MIKLFAMDVDGTLTDGGIYMDGRGGELKRFDVRDGQGIAMLLKSGVKVVFISGRYSAPTQQRADNLKISCCINGASDKLKELSELCGGWNISRDEAAYAGDDTPDVECVKWAGLGIAVGDAHPSVRAAADFVAKAPGGRGAIRESAEYILKMNDGEEHEDK; translated from the coding sequence TTGATTAAGCTCTTCGCTATGGACGTCGACGGCACGCTGACGGACGGCGGAATCTATATGGACGGCCGCGGCGGCGAGCTGAAGCGCTTCGACGTCAGGGACGGACAGGGGATAGCGATGCTGCTGAAAAGCGGGGTGAAGGTCGTCTTCATCAGCGGGCGCTATTCGGCGCCCACGCAGCAGAGGGCCGACAATCTGAAAATATCCTGCTGCATCAACGGAGCGAGCGATAAGCTGAAGGAGCTTTCCGAGCTCTGCGGCGGCTGGAATATCTCAAGGGACGAAGCCGCGTACGCCGGCGACGACACGCCCGATGTAGAATGCGTAAAATGGGCCGGGCTCGGCATAGCGGTGGGCGACGCGCATCCTTCCGTCAGGGCGGCCGCCGATTTCGTCGCAAAGGCGCCTGGGGGGCGCGGGGCGATCCGCGAGAGCGCGGAGTATATACTGAAGATGAATGACGGGGAAGAACATGAAGATAAATGA
- the lpxC gene encoding UDP-3-O-acyl-N-acetylglucosamine deacetylase: MLTLKGEIKISGTGLHSGESSSLRLRPCERAGIYFRGRDGLSSAAEAVVEEESRLTAFSLPNGLTVRTAEHLLAAIAGMGLDAVEIELEGTEVPIMDGSAFPFAEAIKECGTCETGKAAPRRSISYPVVVEENGGSRSLTAAPSEKLSVTYVIDYPGTPIGTQLVKYDVTPELFYNIISKARTFGLTYELDFLKKNGLAKGGTLGNALLFDEKGLVGGQELRFPLECVTHKVIDLLGDMALVGGVPTGHYIAVAAGHSIHGKLMRRLRTLFRQNNN; this comes from the coding sequence ATGCTGACGCTTAAGGGCGAGATAAAAATATCCGGCACGGGGCTTCACTCGGGCGAAAGTTCATCTCTTCGGCTGCGCCCATGCGAGCGCGCCGGCATTTATTTCCGCGGCAGGGACGGGCTCTCTTCCGCCGCGGAGGCCGTAGTCGAAGAAGAGAGCCGCCTGACGGCCTTTTCGCTTCCTAACGGCTTGACCGTGCGGACCGCGGAGCACCTTCTCGCCGCGATCGCCGGAATGGGGCTGGACGCCGTCGAAATCGAGCTTGAAGGCACGGAAGTTCCCATAATGGACGGCAGCGCGTTTCCCTTTGCGGAAGCTATAAAGGAGTGCGGCACATGCGAAACTGGTAAAGCCGCACCGCGCCGCTCGATTTCCTATCCTGTGGTCGTCGAGGAAAACGGCGGCAGCCGCTCCCTGACAGCCGCTCCTTCTGAAAAGCTCTCGGTGACTTACGTTATAGACTATCCCGGCACTCCTATAGGCACTCAGTTGGTAAAATATGACGTTACGCCGGAGCTATTTTATAATATAATTTCAAAGGCGCGCACGTTCGGGCTGACGTACGAGCTCGATTTCCTGAAGAAAAACGGCCTGGCGAAGGGTGGAACGCTCGGCAACGCCCTGCTCTTCGATGAAAAGGGACTCGTCGGCGGCCAGGAATTGCGCTTCCCGCTTGAATGCGTTACCCATAAGGTGATAGACTTGCTCGGAGATATGGCTCTTGTCGGAGGCGTTCCGACGGGGCATTATATCGCTGTAGCCGCGGGGCACAGCATCCACGGGAAGCTTATGAGGCGTCTGCGGACGCTCTTCAGACAGAATAATAATTGA
- a CDS encoding SpoIVB peptidase S55 domain-containing protein: MKKAAKILSALAMAALLASGARAEERFVPKEPVMPLSQIRPGMLGYAKTVLQGTKITPFKVKIVGVVPSKSKPRNLIMVEVLDKYIRENGGIAAGMSGSPVYVDGRLIGAIGYSWSFADSSMGLVTPVEEMLKAMEWRQKLPWFDVPPLPPDEADKKDAESDAASDDRAPGCGAASADKIISADKAASGDKAAPGGKTASGDVALSGDKTISGDALSEDKEILSGDVKIDFDEEASGSGAPREKMTLASDGVSARYAARLGKKLGVSIIPLGSESAGSSPVDLRWRPEPGAAVGAAIAWGDVVVGGVGTLTAVSKDGRFIAFAHPMFNRGGVSYAMTQASILRTVPSIESSFKLGYLGKIAGVVTQDRPEAIGGRLGQLAAASSYTVNFHDVDERKKETKRFQTVADPFIGPEIGSAGILGLVDDLWARKGAGTALVAYTVSGGNMKPSWTRRNIFYSPKDAVKAMQKEIESLGKVISRNPFREINPYGVTVDVEMTKTPRVVYIDKIKIEDEKEEYSPGDKVKAVVTFRPWRKAPVKKTFELRIPENAVSFCEVTARGGGIEEPEEEPLITGIRAITTFKEFVTELSAKETNNQIIVEIGGPEKDSPEKKKPYKSTDKDKEKLSESSAVKEEDSENKKPEAGRDKKENKKKGKDSFTPADMMEERFVSEINAERIKNREMVVADTNYYVEGVLRTFIKVKGGSASDMLQSKLAQLMGGGEEEEEEYAPPEDEEDEGGEDGGDGDEGDGEGESLSFSGLGRGAKRK, translated from the coding sequence ATGAAAAAAGCCGCAAAAATACTTTCAGCGCTTGCGATGGCCGCGCTGCTCGCCTCCGGCGCACGCGCGGAGGAGCGCTTCGTGCCGAAGGAGCCGGTGATGCCGCTTTCACAGATCCGCCCGGGGATGCTCGGATACGCGAAGACCGTTCTTCAGGGCACAAAGATAACGCCGTTCAAGGTTAAAATCGTCGGCGTCGTCCCCAGCAAGTCTAAGCCGCGCAATCTTATAATGGTAGAAGTCCTCGACAAATATATCCGTGAAAACGGCGGAATCGCGGCCGGCATGAGCGGCTCGCCGGTATACGTCGACGGCAGGCTCATCGGCGCGATCGGCTACAGCTGGTCCTTCGCCGACAGCAGCATGGGGCTCGTGACCCCCGTCGAAGAGATGCTTAAAGCGATGGAATGGCGGCAGAAGCTGCCGTGGTTCGACGTGCCGCCGCTTCCTCCCGACGAAGCGGACAAAAAAGACGCGGAAAGCGACGCGGCGTCCGACGACAGGGCGCCGGGCTGCGGAGCCGCGTCGGCAGATAAAATCATCTCCGCGGACAAAGCCGCGTCCGGCGATAAGGCGGCGCCGGGCGGTAAAACGGCTTCCGGCGACGTCGCGCTCTCCGGAGATAAAACTATATCGGGAGACGCCCTGTCGGAGGATAAAGAAATACTTTCTGGCGACGTTAAGATAGATTTCGACGAAGAAGCTTCCGGGAGCGGGGCCCCGCGGGAAAAGATGACCCTGGCGTCGGACGGCGTCAGCGCGCGCTACGCGGCGCGCCTCGGCAAGAAGCTCGGCGTTTCGATAATTCCGCTCGGTTCCGAGTCGGCTGGCTCCTCTCCGGTAGACCTGCGGTGGCGGCCGGAGCCGGGCGCCGCGGTAGGCGCCGCGATAGCGTGGGGCGACGTCGTGGTCGGCGGCGTAGGCACGCTCACGGCCGTATCTAAGGACGGGCGCTTCATCGCCTTCGCGCATCCGATGTTCAACAGGGGGGGCGTCTCTTACGCGATGACGCAGGCCAGCATCCTGAGGACCGTCCCCAGCATTGAAAGCTCGTTCAAGCTCGGCTATCTCGGAAAGATAGCCGGCGTCGTGACGCAGGACAGGCCGGAAGCGATAGGCGGGCGCTTAGGGCAGCTTGCCGCCGCTTCGAGCTATACCGTCAACTTCCACGACGTCGACGAAAGAAAAAAAGAGACGAAACGTTTTCAGACCGTCGCCGACCCCTTCATCGGCCCCGAGATAGGCTCGGCCGGCATACTCGGCCTCGTCGACGACCTGTGGGCAAGAAAGGGCGCCGGCACTGCGCTCGTAGCGTATACGGTCTCAGGCGGCAACATGAAGCCCTCCTGGACGCGGCGCAACATCTTCTATTCGCCGAAGGACGCGGTGAAGGCGATGCAGAAGGAGATAGAGTCCCTCGGCAAGGTCATCTCGCGAAACCCCTTCAGGGAGATAAACCCCTACGGCGTCACCGTGGACGTCGAAATGACGAAAACGCCGCGCGTCGTCTACATCGACAAGATCAAAATAGAGGATGAAAAAGAAGAATATTCTCCCGGCGACAAGGTAAAGGCCGTCGTGACCTTCCGCCCGTGGCGCAAGGCTCCCGTCAAAAAGACATTCGAGCTCAGGATTCCGGAGAACGCCGTCTCCTTCTGCGAAGTTACTGCGCGCGGCGGAGGCATAGAGGAGCCGGAGGAAGAGCCGCTTATAACCGGCATACGCGCGATTACGACCTTTAAAGAATTCGTGACGGAACTTTCGGCGAAGGAGACGAACAACCAGATAATCGTCGAGATAGGCGGCCCCGAAAAAGATTCGCCGGAGAAAAAGAAGCCGTATAAATCGACCGACAAAGATAAGGAAAAACTTTCCGAAAGCTCTGCGGTAAAAGAGGAGGACTCGGAAAACAAAAAGCCGGAGGCCGGGCGCGACAAGAAAGAAAACAAGAAAAAGGGGAAGGACTCCTTCACGCCGGCCGACATGATGGAGGAGCGCTTCGTCAGCGAAATAAACGCCGAAAGAATAAAAAACCGCGAAATGGTTGTCGCGGATACCAATTACTACGTCGAGGGAGTGCTGCGCACCTTTATTAAAGTGAAGGGCGGCTCGGCGTCGGACATGCTGCAGAGCAAGCTGGCCCAGCTGATGGGCGGTGGGGAAGAGGAAGAGGAGGAATACGCGCCGCCCGAAGATGAGGAGGATGAGGGCGGAGAGGACGGCGGAGACGGCGACGAAGGTGACGGAGAAGGGGAAAGCCTGAGCTTCTCGGGGCTCGGGCGCGGAGCTAAAAGAAAATGA
- a CDS encoding biotin--[acetyl-CoA-carboxylase] ligase: MAKASEETTSRARILEALIAERGGIVPGARLAQRLSVSRQALAKNISALKAEGLPIESLPRRGYRLPGVDDVTALAPTLIEYFLKDNPIFNKCICFDEIDSTQRAIKKLAREGREAGIVVLAEAQTDGRGRMGRSWQSVGGRNLTFSVLLRPALLPGEVQLLNLAAGLALKNALREECGVAAELKWPNDVLCRGRKLCGILSESAGEAERIYYAVTGIGVNVNMEPGEIPQELRGSATSLLIESGKSWPRWRILTAFLGRFAALLELLSSGGGAEALLELYRAGCDTLGREIKVICDDGSVTGTASGVTAQGAIIVKTREGEKTFAAADVVHLRAAGEAK, encoded by the coding sequence ATGGCAAAAGCCAGCGAAGAGACAACGAGCCGCGCGAGGATTCTTGAAGCGCTCATCGCGGAGCGCGGCGGAATCGTCCCCGGCGCGCGGCTCGCACAGCGGCTCTCGGTCTCGAGGCAGGCGCTCGCAAAAAATATTTCGGCGCTCAAGGCCGAAGGCCTGCCGATCGAATCTCTTCCTCGGAGGGGCTACAGGCTGCCCGGCGTGGACGACGTGACTGCGCTAGCTCCGACGCTGATCGAATATTTTCTGAAGGACAACCCGATATTCAATAAATGCATATGCTTCGACGAGATCGACTCTACGCAGCGCGCGATAAAAAAGCTGGCGCGCGAAGGGCGCGAAGCTGGGATCGTCGTGCTCGCCGAGGCGCAGACCGACGGGCGCGGCCGCATGGGCAGAAGCTGGCAGAGCGTCGGCGGCAGGAATCTGACCTTCTCCGTGCTGCTGCGACCGGCGCTGCTTCCCGGCGAGGTGCAGCTTCTCAACCTCGCCGCCGGGCTCGCGCTGAAAAACGCGTTGCGCGAAGAGTGCGGCGTCGCGGCCGAGCTCAAATGGCCGAACGACGTGCTATGCCGTGGCAGAAAGCTCTGCGGAATCTTAAGCGAGTCCGCCGGCGAAGCAGAGCGGATATATTACGCGGTCACCGGCATAGGCGTCAACGTGAACATGGAGCCCGGGGAGATTCCCCAGGAGCTGCGCGGTAGCGCGACGTCGCTGCTGATCGAAAGCGGAAAAAGCTGGCCGCGCTGGAGGATACTCACGGCTTTCCTCGGCCGCTTCGCCGCGCTGCTCGAACTTCTTTCTTCCGGCGGCGGCGCCGAGGCGCTGCTTGAGCTCTACCGCGCCGGCTGCGACACGCTCGGGAGGGAGATAAAGGTCATCTGCGACGACGGGAGCGTGACCGGCACGGCTTCGGGCGTCACCGCCCAGGGCGCGATAATCGTAAAGACGCGCGAAGGCGAAAAAACATTTGCCGCGGCGGATGTCGTTCATCTGCGCGCGGCCGGGGAGGCGAAGTAG